Part of the Pseudomonas sp. ADAK13 genome is shown below.
ATTATCAATTGCGAATGGGCGTCGGCCAGGTGCGGCGCCAGCAAGCCACCGCTGGCGGCGGCGACCTCGGCCGCCACCACCGGCAACAGCCACACGGCGGTCATCTGGTCGATGCTGTGTTCCTGGCGGGTGAACATCATGAACGGGATCAACACCCCGCAGGCCAACGCCATCGCCACGTCCAGCCACCACAGCACTTCGGCCAGGTGCACCACGCCATCGCCCCAGCGCGGCAAGCCGAACAGCAGAAAGCCATTGATGATGGTCGCCAGGCCCATGGGGATGGTGCCGAAAAACATCGACACCGTGGAATGCCCGAAAATGCGCCGTGCTTCGTGGAAAAACATCACCCAGCGGGCCGCGTACAGCACGCTGAACAGCACAAACAGGCCGATGGCAAACAGCCACAGCCCTTCGGCGATGGCATGCAACCCCGGCACGTTGACCGGCAATTGTGCCAGCGCCAACGCCAGCACCCCGGTGCCCATGGTGGCGGCAAACCAGTTGGGGGTGAACTGGCGAATCACTTCCCGGGGACGGGTCAGGTGACTGAACGGTTTCAAACGGCTTTGAAGGGTATTGGGGCAAGTCATGGTGAAATCCTCTTCCTCGCATGAGGTTGAGACCATGGTAGAACCGAGTCGAATATCTATATAACGGGTAATATCTCTAACTGTTATCTATTTTGCAGATATATAGCTAAACGCTGCCCTCGGATTCAATCACCAGGATCCGCGCCGGGCCCTGTGGATGGGCCACGTGCTCGGTGCCGACGCTGGCGTAGAAGATGTCGCCGACCTGCAACAAAACAATCTGTTCGGTTCCGTTTTCGCGGTAGTGCATCTGAACCTCGCCATCCAGCACCACGAACACTTCTTCCCCGTCATTGATGTGCCAGCGGTAGGGCTGGTCGGTCCAGTGCAAACGGGTGGTGATGCCGTTCATGTTGGCGATGTCCAGCGCCTCCCAGGCGCGGCTTCCGGTGAAGTCCTTGCTGTGGATGATCTTCATGCGTGAATCCCAAGGCGTACTACGGGTGGCGGATTATTACCGAATCAATTGCCCGCCGTCGCCCTGCTCCTCGCCAAATCCTGCAACAGCAGCGCAACCAAAGCGCCGAGCGCCAGTACGATCAACACCACGCCATAACCGTCCGTGGTGGCGATCAAGCCAAAGCTGCGGGTGAGGTTGCCCGCCAACAGCGATGGCACGCAGAACGCCAGGTAACTCAGCACATAGAACGCCGACATCAAACCGGCCCGTTCATGGGGCAAAGCCAACGGCAAGACGCTGCGCAGTGCGCCGAGGAAACCCGAGCCAAAGCCGCCGCCGGCAATCAGCGTGGCGACGAAAAACAACGGCAGGCTGGCGCTGTGGACGGCTGTAAGGATCAGCGCGACACCCACCGCCAACAGCGCGGCGCCCAAGCGCAGGACCTTGTCCGCCGGGCGGTTGCGCAGGCTGAAAATCATCACCGCGCCGCTCAGGGTCAACACCGCGACAAGCCCGCCACCGATCAGGTTCGAGGTAGACCCGGTCGCCGCTCGCACCAGCGAGGGCGCCAGGGACAGGTAGAAACCGCCCATGGCCCAGACCGCCACATCCACCGGCAGCGAGATCCACAACGCGCGCCGCGCCTGGGGCGGTACATGCAAGGTGGGCCACAGCGAGGCCAGCGCGCCCGGGATCCGGCTGACCGTTTCCGGCAGGCGCCACACGTAGATCGCCTGCGCCAGCATCAAGCCGAGCAAGGTCCAGTAAATCAAGGTGGTTGGCATCGGCGCGAACTCCACCAGCAGGCTGCAGCCCATGGCGCCGCAGGCCATGCCCAGCAAAGGCGCTACGCTGTTGATCAGCGGGCCTTGCTGACGGTCAGTGTCGAGCAATGCGGCGCCCAATACGGCAGTGGCCATGCCGGTGGCAAAGCCTTGTACCGTGCGAGCCGCAATCAACCAGCCGACGCTGTCGGCATTGATAAACAGCAGCATCGCCAGCATATCGAGGAGCAGCGCAGCAAAGATCACCGGCTTGCGCCCCAGGTGGTCCGACAGTGAACCCACGGTCAACAGGGCCGCCAGCAGGCTCAAGGCGTAGATACCGAACACCAGGGTCAGCATGGCTGCCGAAAAATGCAGGCCTTCCTGATAGAGGTGGTACAACGGCGTCGGCGCGCTGGAGGCGGCGAGGAACGTCAGCAAGGTGATCGCCAGGAACACCAGGCTGGAACGATGGGAAGTAACGCTGGACATGGGCACGCTCCGCTAAAGCTAATATTTTGCTTTTGCGAAGTGTGCTACTGGATGGCGCTTAAAGCAAATTCTTTGTGTTAAGGTTTTACGCATGGCGATAAAAGAAGGCCTTCGCCCGGGGGGCCGTAGTGCCCGGGTACAAGAATCCGTTCATTCGGCGGTGCGCGAATTGCTCGACGAGCAGGAGCGTTCCAGCGTGACCGTGCCGCAGATAGCCGCCCGTGCGGGTGTCACGCCCTCGACCATCTACCGCCGCTGGGGTGACCTTGCTGCGCTGCTGGCTGATGTCGCCATGGCTCGTCTGCGTCCGGACAGTGAGCCGGCTAACACTGGCAGCCTGCGCGGAGATCTGCGGGCCTGGGGTGAGCAATATCGCGATGAAATGAGTTCGGATCTTGGCCGGGAGATGATGCGCAATGTGCAATGCAGCCAGGCGCCGGGGTATTGCGTGGGGATTCTCACCGGGCAGCTGGAAATCATTCTGGATCGCTATCCGGGCGACGCTGAAACTGCCCCCAGTGTGGATCGGCTGATTAACCTGATCGTCGCGCCTACCGTGTTTCGCAGTCTGTTTTCTACCGTGCCGCTGCAGGTGGAAGAGCTGCATGAGTTGATTGAGTTGGCTTTGCAGCCGTAAGGTGGTTTGTGGGTTTGGGTGTATATCCGTTATTTGGGCTGTTGCTGATATGGGTTCCGCTCTTACAGCGGCTCACTTTTGAACAGCGCAAAAGTAAGCAAAACGCTCTTGCCCCACCACTCGGCACCTCGCTCAGGCTCGGTGTGCCCGCACTCCGGCAGCACGAAGCGGGCCGCCGCGACGGGGCGTCCCTGCCCCGTCGCGGCTAAACCGGCGTCCTGCCGGTTTACCCGCTCCGTACTACCTGCGTTCGGCCAGCGTGGTTTAACGGGGCGCCTAAAATCAAGATCAAAAGCAGATCAACAGCACAGCGGCGTACAGGCCGGCTGGAGTGGTGTGAAGCAAAAGCAAAATCAAAATCTAAAGCGGCCACGATCCCCTGTAGGAGCTGGCTTGCCTGCGATGGCATCAACTGGATGTACCTGAAAAACCGAGTTGTCTGCATCGCAGGCAAGCCAGCTCCCACAGAAAAGCAGAGCCGCAGCAGTTTCAGATTTGGTTTTCGCTTTGGCTTTTGATCTGGCTTCTACCACTCAAGCCGGCCTGTAGGCCGCTGTGCTCTTGCTTTTGATCTTGATCTGGCTCTGACTGCCCCAATAAGCCCGAGGCCGAACGCAGGGATTGAGGAGCGGGTAAACCGGCAGGACGCCGGTTTAGCCGCGACGGGGCAGAGACGCCCCGTCGCGGCGGCCCGCGGAGCAATGCCGGAGTGAGGGAACACCGAGCCTAGGCGAGGTGCCGACAGGCGGGGCAGAGCCCTTTGGTTACTTTGGGCTGGGCCGGCATTCCGGCTTTTCCAAAGTGACCCGCTGTAAGAGCGGAACCATAAGCCGCCGTTACCGAAGAAACGGATATGCCCCCAACCAAACGCAAAAAAAAACGGCCTCATCTGAAGGCCGTTTTTCATTACATCTCAACGCTTAGGTGCGCATCCCACGCCCACTCACCAGCAACCGCGCGCAACCCACATACAGCACCACAGTCGCCACCAGCATAAACGTGATCGCCACACTGATCTTGATATCCGACACGCCCAAGATGCCGTAACGGAACGCGTTAACCATGTGCAAAACCGGGTTGGCCAACGACACCGTCTGCCAGAACGGCGGCAGCAAGGTGATCGAATAAAACACCCCACCCAGATACGTCAGCGGCGTCAGCACAAACGTCGGAATAATCGAAATGTCATCAAAGTTACGCGCAAACACCGCGTTGATGAACCCCAGCAACGAAAAGATCGTCGCCGTCAGCACCACCACCAGCAAGGTGATCCCTAGGTGATGCACCTGCAAATGGGTAAAGAACAACGACAGCAGCGTCACGATCACCCCGACCATCAACCCGCGCAGCACACCACCCAGGGTGTAGCCGATCAGAATCGTATGGGGCGACACCGGCGACACCATCAATTCCTCGATGGAACGCTGGAACTTGCTGCCAAAAAAACTCGACACCACGTTGCCGTAGGAGTTGGTGATCACCGACATCATGATCAACCCCGGCACGATGTATTCCATATAGGTGAAACCACCCATATCACCAATCTGCCGACCAATCAGGTTGCCGAAAATGACAAAGTACAAAACCATGGTGATCGCCGGCGGCAGCAGGGTTTGCGGCCAGATCCGGGTAAAGCGCTTCACTTCGCGGTAGACGATAGTCTGCAGCGCGACGAGGTTGGGTTGCAGTTCCGAACTCATACCGCCACCTTCGCCAGATTTTTCTCCACCAGGGACACGAACAACTCCTCAAGGCGATTGGTTTTGTTACGCAGGCTCAGCACTTCGATGTTCTGGGTGGCCAGTTGGCCGAACAACGCGGTGATGCCCACGGCTTTGTCTACCTGTACTTCCAGGGTGTGGCTGTCCACCAGGCGGTTCGGGTAACCGATCAACTGCGGTGGCACCGACATGTTGTTCTTCAGGTCGAGCAGGAAGGTCTCGACGTGCAACTGGCTCAGCAAGTTACGCATGCTGGTGTTTTCGACGATGGTGCCGTGGTCGATGATGCCGATGTTGCGGCACAGCTGCTCAGCCTCTTCCAGGTAGTGCGTGGTGAGGATGATGGTGATGCCTTTCTGGTTCAGCTCGGTGAGGAACGTCCACATCGAGCGACGCAGCTCGATGTCCACACCCGCCGTGGGTTCGTCGAGGATCAGCAGGCGCGGTTCGTGAACCAGGGCACGGGCGATCATCAGGCGGCGCTTCATGCCGCCGGACAGGGAACGTGAAGGCACGTCGCGTTTGTCCCACAGACCCAGCTGGGTGAGGTATTGCTCGGCGCGTTCCTTGGCGATCTTCGGCGGGATACCGTAGTAACCGGCCTGGGTCACGACGATGTCGAAGGTCTTTTCAAACTGGTTGAAGTTGAACTCCTGGGGCACCACGCCGATGCTGCGCTTGAGCGCCGCCGGGGATTTGTCCAGGTCGTTGCCAAAGATATTCACCGTACCGGTGGTCTTGTTGACCAGCGTCGAGAGAATACCAATGGTGGTGGATTTGCCGGCGCCGTTGGGGCCGAGCAAGGCGAAGAAATCACCTTCGGCGACGTCCAGATCGATACCACTCAGGGCCTGGAAACCGTTGCCGTAGGTTTTGGTTAGCTGCCGGATGGACAGAGCGGAACTCATATCGGATTACGCACCAAAGAAGAGGAATAGAATTGTTACATGAGGGCAGACCGCACGGAATACAACGGCTGCGCGTGACAAGCATGGTGCTTGTCCGCGCCGCACAAGTACAGTCACCCGTATTAATAGTGGGTATCAGGTCAACGCGGTCATGACCGATTTCTGATAGGCCGGACGCTGGCGCAGGCGCTGGTACCAGGCCTCCAGGTTCGGCATCGACGGGCGCTCGATGGGCATTTCGAACCAAGCATAAATGAAACTGCCCAAGGGGATATCGCCCATGCCGATCTCGCTGCCGGACAGGTAAGGTTGCGCGGCCAAGGCCTGATCCACCGTCTGCAAGACATCGATGCAGGCCTGGCGACCGGCGTTGATGGTGTCCCAGTTCTGCTTTTCAGCCGGCGTCCGCAGCACGCCCCAGAATACGGTCTTGAATGGTTCGGCCAGGGTCGAGGTGGTCCAGTCCATCCACTTTTCGGCGTTGGCCCGGGCTTGCAGGTCGCTGGGGTACCAATTCGAATCCGGCGCATGTTTGGCGGCCAGATAACGCACGATGGTGTTGGATTCCCACAGCACAAAGTCGCCATCTTCAATCATCGGCACCCGGCCGTTGGGGTTCAGTGCGCGGTATTGCGGCGTGTCGACCACACCAAAAGCCCCGCCCGCATCAATTGCCTCATAGTCCAGGCCGAGTTCCTCGGCGCACCACAGTGCCTTCCTGACATTTGACGAATTTTTACGACCCCAGATTTTCAGCATGACCGCCCCGATTTTGAAAAAGATGGTTGGATGAATGCCGGGGCAGCATACGCCGGATCACGTCCGGCTTAAATCACTCTGCATGTCCCCCAACAGGATCGGCATCTGCTCGCCAAACAGGTGCGGGTAACATTTCTGAATGTGGGCGAAGAAGAATTCCTCGGGTACCTCGGCAAATTGCCCATGGTCCACCACGTATTCCATGGAGCGCAGGCCCTTGCGATTGAAGGCGTGGAAAACGCTGTCGTGGATGCCGTCGAAATCCAGCGGCGGCACATCGAACAGTTCGCACAGTTGCTGGTTGAATGCGGGCGTAGCCTTCACCCAACGGCCGTCCAGATACAGCTCGGTATAGCCATGCATGGCAAATACGTCACTTCTGAGCAGCTCGATCAAACGCGGCGTGGACAGGTGATTGCGCACGTCGGCCAGACCGATGCGCGCCGGGATCCCGCAGTGCCTTGCACACGCCGCCAACAGCGTCGCCTTGGGCACGCAATAACTCTCGCCGGCGGCCAATGCAAAGCTGCCGCTGAGGGTTTGCGGGTCGCGGCTGAAGGTGTAGGGGTTGTAGCGCACCGCCTCGCGCACGGCGTAGTAAAGACTGACTGCCTGGTCACGGGGCGCGGTACTCGAACCGCGATGTTTTTCGGCGAACTCCACCACCGCAGGGTGGTCACTATCGATGAAGCGGCCGGGATTCAAGTACGCATTCATGAGGTTAATCTCCGAGGCAAGCCTGGAGTCTAACCACAGGCCTGACCCAGGGATAACGACGATTCGGCCAAATGTCGGCGCCTGGTGGTGATCGTCCCCGGCACACCACGTAACACCCTCGTCACCCTGCTTTTTCGGATGCCGACTAAGCTCAGAGGTGATTTCGCACCTGGTTTCACGGAGGATTGAATATGCTGTTGTTGTGGATACTGGTTCTGGTGGTCGGCGTTGCCTACCTGGCACACCGGCGCACTGCGCCCCTGCCCGCCATTGGCGTGGTGGCCGTCTACCTGCTGGCGATGGGCGCCTTCAGCCACGCACCAGGCTGGTTGCTGCTGATCTTCTGGGTGCTGATCGCCCTGGTGGCCGCCCCGCTGCTGCTGCCCGACCTGCGCCGCAAGTACTTCACCGCACCGCTGTTCAACTGGTTCCAGAAAGTCCTGCCGCCGATGTCCGAGACCGAGCGCGACGCCATCGACGCCGGCACCGTGTGGTGGGACGGCGAGCTGTTCAGCGGCCGCCCCGACTGGGACAAGCTGCTGGCCTATCCCAAAGCGCAATTGACCGAAGAAGAACAAGCCTTCATCGACGGCCCCACGGAAGAACTGTGCGCCATGGTCACCGACTGGGAAATCGGCCAGGCCATGGACCTGCCGCCCGCCGCCTGGGAACACATCAAGCAGCACGGCTTTTTCGCCCTGATCATCCCCAAGGAGTTCGGCGGCAAGGGTTTCTCCGCCTACGCCCACTCCCAGGTCGCGATGAAGCTGGCGACCCGCAGCGGCGACCTCGCCTCCACCGTCATGGTGCCCAACTCCCTGGGCCCCGCCGAATTGCTGCTGCATTACGGCACCGATGAACAACGCAACCATTACCTGCCCCGCCTGGCCCGTGGCGACGATATCCCGTGCTTTGCCCTGACTGGCCCGCTGGCGGGCTCCGATGCGGGCTCCATGCCCGACACCGGGGTGATCTGCAAAGGCGAATGGGAAGGCAAGGAAACCCTTGGCCTGCGCCTGAACTGGGAAAAACGCTACATCACCCTCGGCCCGGTAGCGACCTTGCTCGGCCTGGCGTTCAAGGCCCATGACCCGGACCACCTGCTGGGCGACGAAGAAGACCTCGGCATCAGCCTCGCGCTGATCCCCACCGACACCCCGGGCGTTGAAATCGGCCGCCGCCACCTGCCCCTGGGCGCCGCGTTCATGAACGGCCCCAACTCCGGCAAGGACGTGTTCATTCCCCTGGACTTCCTGATCGGTGGCCAGGAGATGCTCGGCAAGGGCTGGATGATGTTGATGAACTGCCTGTCGGTAGGCCGTTCGATTTCCCTGCCTGCCGTCGGCACCGGCGCGGCCAAGTTCACCAGCCTGGTGACAGGCCAATACGCCCAGGTGCGCGAGCAGTTCAACGTACCGCTTTCGGCCTTCGAAGGTATCCAGGAAGCCCTCGCCCGCATCGGCGGCAACGCGTGGCTGATGGACAGTGCCCGGATGCTCACCGCCAACGCGGTCGACCTGGGGGAAAAACCCTCGGTACTGTCGGCGATCCTCAAGTACCACCTGACCGAACGCGGTCGCGAGTGCATCAGCCATGCGATGGACGTGCATGGCGGCAAGGGCATCATCATGGGCCCCAACAATTACCTGGGCCGCAGCTGGCAAGGCGCACCGATCTTCATCACCGTGGAGGGCGCGAATATCCTCTCGCGCAACCTGATGATCTTCGGCCAGGGCGCGATTCGCTGCCATCCGTTCGTGCTCAAGGAAATGGCCCTGGCCGGTCGTGAGGACCATGACCAGGCGCTGAAGGAATTCGACGGCCTGCTGCTGCAACACATCGGGTTTGCCGTGAGCAACGCTGCCAGCACCCTGGTGCTGAACCTCGGCTTTGGTCACTTCGAAAAGGCCCCGGGCAACCGTTTGAGCCAGGGCTATTTCCGCGCACTCAACCGCCAGGCCGCTGCGTTTGCAATGCTGGCGGACCTGAGCATGATGCTGCTGGGCGGCGAATTGAAACGTCGCGAACGCCTGTCGGCACGCCTTGGTGATGTGCTGAGCCACATGTACCTGGCATCGGCTGCGCTCAAGCGTTATCACGACCTGGACTCGCCAGACCACCTGGAACCACTGTTCGCCTGGGCCATGGAAGAGAGCCTTGGCCACTCCGAGCGTGCACTGGATGAACTGCTGACCAACTTCCCGAGCAAGGTGTTGGGTTGTCTGTTGCGGGTGATCGTGTTCCCGTTCGGCCGCCGTCATAAAGGCCCGTCCGATGCACTGGATGCCGAGGTGGCCGCAGTGCTCGGTCGCGCCAAGGGTGACCCGACACTGGAAGCGGTGCTGGCGGGCTGCTATCGCCCACAGTCCGCAGAAGATCCGGTGGGCGCCTTGCAACATGCATACGACCTGCTGGCCGACAGCCATCCGTTGCAGAAAAAACTCCACGAGGGCCTCAAGAGCGGCCAGGTCAAACCGACCGCTGGCGAACACGCCATCGACGCCGCGCTGCATGCCGGCGTGCTGCAACCGGCCGAGGCGCAGACCCTGCGTGACGCTGAAGCGGCGCGACGCAAGGTGATCGACGTGGATGATTTCAGCAAGGAAGAGCTGAGCCAGGCTGAGGGAAAAGTCCGCTGAACCCAGCGGTCATATAAAAACGGGCGCTTGAGCTATATACTCTCGCGCCCGTTTTGCTCTTGAGGACTTATCTCGTGTCCAATGTCGTTGCCGATCATCTCGTCTTGCTCGACCACCTGCGCAGCATCCTGGTTGCCGTCGGCGAAGCCGAACAGGTTCCCGAGGAAAGCCACCTTCTGTTCCTGGAGCGCTTCGATGAACTGCGCGCCCTGCTGCCGATCGACCCGATCGAAAGCCAGTACCTGGGCCAGGACATGATGAGCCAGGTCATCCTGCGCTACCCGCAAATTGCTCACCTGGTGCCGCGCGACCTGCTGTGGTTCTTCGGTGGCGATTGCCTGCACTTTATGCCCGACGACGAACTGGACCTGTACCAGGCCCTGGAAGAGCGTCGCTTCGAAGCTGAACAAAACGACGAACCGTTCGACTGGAACCAGGAAAAGCAGTTGTTGGCCATGTCCAACGACCAGCCCAAGCACTGATCTGTAATGTGCTGAGGGGCTTACTGTGGTGAGCGGGCTTGCCCCGCGCTGGGCTGCGAAGCAGCCCCCCATCAAGATCACATCATTCTTTCAGACAGATCGAGGCGGCAGGCTTTAGGGCCGCTTCGCAGCCCAGCGCGGGGCAAGCCCGCTCACCACAAAAACCGCCTCATCACAAAAAGCCGCCTCGGCACCTACCGCTTATGCAGCGTCGGCTCTTTAGCCATGCACTCCACCAGATAATCAATAAACACCCGCAACTTCGGCGGCAAATACCGCGTCGGTGAATGCAGCAACCACGCATCCCCGTGGTACGACGCAATAAAATCCCACCCCGGCAACACCTGCACCACGTCCCCCGCTTCCAACGCATGCCGCGCCGTGAAATACGGCAAGCTACCCATTCCCACATGCTGCAATACGGCATCCAGCCGCACCCCGGTGTGATTGGCTGCATAGCGCCCGCGCACGCCCACCGTCACCGCCTTGCTGCCCTGACGAAATTTCCAGCGCGCATCTCCGGGCGTCTCCCCGAGGTAGATGCAACTGTGCTCCAGCAAATCATGGGGATGCTCTGGCGTACCGTGCTCAGCCAGGTACTGCGGCGTGGCGCAGACCAAGTGGTCGATGGGCAGCAGTTGGCGCCCCACCAAGCCCGGCGGCGGGCTGTCGGTGATGCGAATGCTCAAGTCGACATTGTCATCAATCAGGTCCACATGCCGGTCCTCAAGGATCAACTGCACATCAACCTTGGGATAACGCCGCAGAAACTCCGGCATATGCGGGTGCACCACAAAGCGCCCCACCGCCTTGGGCACGCTGACCCGCACCAGCCCTTCGGCCTCGTGGGTGTATTGCCCGCTGATTTCCATCACCGAGCGCGCAGCACTGACCATTTCCTGGCAGCGCTTGAACACTTCCTCCCCGCCTTCGCTGAGGCGCAATTTGCGCGTGGTGCGTTGCAGCAGGCGCGTCGCCAGGGCCTTTTCCAGGCGCGAGATGCTGCGGCTCACGGAGGACGGCGATGCCCCCAGTTGCCGCGCGGCTTCGGAGAAGCTGCCGGTTTCCACCACCTTGACGAAAATCGCCATTTCGCCCAGCAGCGGCAAGGGAAGATTGATGCTCATGACGCACAAGTCCATTGAGATTTGAACGGATTATCACCCATTGGCGCACTTCTTATACTGCCCGATAGAAACCCTGATGCGGATGTAAATGATGACCCAGCGCCTGTTCTTTACCCATGACCACCTGAATGCCGAACTTGAAGTGCTGGGATGCACACCCTTTGATGACCAGTTTGCGGTGATCCTGCAGTCCACGATCTTCCATCCCCAAGGTGGCGGCCAGCCATCCGACACCGGCTGGCTGGGGGAAAGCCAGGTATTGAAGGTGGTGCAGGAAGGCGATCGTGTCGTGCACTACGTCGACCGCCCCGTGGCAATCGGCCCCATACCGGCACGCGTCGATGAAGAGCGCCGCACCCTGCACACGCGCCTGCATTCGGCCGGGCATCTGATCGGCAATGCCGGCGAAACCCTGGGCTGGATGCCGATCAAGGCCCATCACTGGCCGGGCGAAGGCAAGATCACGTTTATTCGCGGTACCTCGGCTCAAGCGATGGACGCCGAGGCGATTCAACAGAAAGTTGATCAATGGGTCGCGGCCAACCTGCCACGCCATATGACACTGGATGAAGGCACCCGGAAAGTGGGTTTTGGCGAGCTGCCGGCCTATGCCTGCGGCGGGACGCATGTGCAGGCCTTGGGGGACGTAGGCCAGGTGAAGATCCTGGCCCTGTCCGAGAAAAAAGGGGCGCTGTCGGTGCGCTACAGCCTGGACTGACTAAACC
Proteins encoded:
- a CDS encoding cupin domain-containing protein, coding for MKIIHSKDFTGSRAWEALDIANMNGITTRLHWTDQPYRWHINDGEEVFVVLDGEVQMHYRENGTEQIVLLQVGDIFYASVGTEHVAHPQGPARILVIESEGSV
- a CDS encoding ABC transporter permease, which gives rise to MSSELQPNLVALQTIVYREVKRFTRIWPQTLLPPAITMVLYFVIFGNLIGRQIGDMGGFTYMEYIVPGLIMMSVITNSYGNVVSSFFGSKFQRSIEELMVSPVSPHTILIGYTLGGVLRGLMVGVIVTLLSLFFTHLQVHHLGITLLVVVLTATIFSLLGFINAVFARNFDDISIIPTFVLTPLTYLGGVFYSITLLPPFWQTVSLANPVLHMVNAFRYGILGVSDIKISVAITFMLVATVVLYVGCARLLVSGRGMRT
- a CDS encoding acyl-CoA dehydrogenase gives rise to the protein MLLLWILVLVVGVAYLAHRRTAPLPAIGVVAVYLLAMGAFSHAPGWLLLIFWVLIALVAAPLLLPDLRRKYFTAPLFNWFQKVLPPMSETERDAIDAGTVWWDGELFSGRPDWDKLLAYPKAQLTEEEQAFIDGPTEELCAMVTDWEIGQAMDLPPAAWEHIKQHGFFALIIPKEFGGKGFSAYAHSQVAMKLATRSGDLASTVMVPNSLGPAELLLHYGTDEQRNHYLPRLARGDDIPCFALTGPLAGSDAGSMPDTGVICKGEWEGKETLGLRLNWEKRYITLGPVATLLGLAFKAHDPDHLLGDEEDLGISLALIPTDTPGVEIGRRHLPLGAAFMNGPNSGKDVFIPLDFLIGGQEMLGKGWMMLMNCLSVGRSISLPAVGTGAAKFTSLVTGQYAQVREQFNVPLSAFEGIQEALARIGGNAWLMDSARMLTANAVDLGEKPSVLSAILKYHLTERGRECISHAMDVHGGKGIIMGPNNYLGRSWQGAPIFITVEGANILSRNLMIFGQGAIRCHPFVLKEMALAGREDHDQALKEFDGLLLQHIGFAVSNAASTLVLNLGFGHFEKAPGNRLSQGYFRALNRQAAAFAMLADLSMMLLGGELKRRERLSARLGDVLSHMYLASAALKRYHDLDSPDHLEPLFAWAMEESLGHSERALDELLTNFPSKVLGCLLRVIVFPFGRRHKGPSDALDAEVAAVLGRAKGDPTLEAVLAGCYRPQSAEDPVGALQHAYDLLADSHPLQKKLHEGLKSGQVKPTAGEHAIDAALHAGVLQPAEAQTLRDAEAARRKVIDVDDFSKEELSQAEGKVR
- a CDS encoding TetR/AcrR family transcriptional regulator codes for the protein MAIKEGLRPGGRSARVQESVHSAVRELLDEQERSSVTVPQIAARAGVTPSTIYRRWGDLAALLADVAMARLRPDSEPANTGSLRGDLRAWGEQYRDEMSSDLGREMMRNVQCSQAPGYCVGILTGQLEIILDRYPGDAETAPSVDRLINLIVAPTVFRSLFSTVPLQVEELHELIELALQP
- a CDS encoding LysR family transcriptional regulator → MSINLPLPLLGEMAIFVKVVETGSFSEAARQLGASPSSVSRSISRLEKALATRLLQRTTRKLRLSEGGEEVFKRCQEMVSAARSVMEISGQYTHEAEGLVRVSVPKAVGRFVVHPHMPEFLRRYPKVDVQLILEDRHVDLIDDNVDLSIRITDSPPPGLVGRQLLPIDHLVCATPQYLAEHGTPEHPHDLLEHSCIYLGETPGDARWKFRQGSKAVTVGVRGRYAANHTGVRLDAVLQHVGMGSLPYFTARHALEAGDVVQVLPGWDFIASYHGDAWLLHSPTRYLPPKLRVFIDYLVECMAKEPTLHKR
- a CDS encoding ABC transporter ATP-binding protein produces the protein MSSALSIRQLTKTYGNGFQALSGIDLDVAEGDFFALLGPNGAGKSTTIGILSTLVNKTTGTVNIFGNDLDKSPAALKRSIGVVPQEFNFNQFEKTFDIVVTQAGYYGIPPKIAKERAEQYLTQLGLWDKRDVPSRSLSGGMKRRLMIARALVHEPRLLILDEPTAGVDIELRRSMWTFLTELNQKGITIILTTHYLEEAEQLCRNIGIIDHGTIVENTSMRNLLSQLHVETFLLDLKNNMSVPPQLIGYPNRLVDSHTLEVQVDKAVGITALFGQLATQNIEVLSLRNKTNRLEELFVSLVEKNLAKVAV
- a CDS encoding glutathione S-transferase family protein, with the protein product MLKIWGRKNSSNVRKALWCAEELGLDYEAIDAGGAFGVVDTPQYRALNPNGRVPMIEDGDFVLWESNTIVRYLAAKHAPDSNWYPSDLQARANAEKWMDWTTSTLAEPFKTVFWGVLRTPAEKQNWDTINAGRQACIDVLQTVDQALAAQPYLSGSEIGMGDIPLGSFIYAWFEMPIERPSMPNLEAWYQRLRQRPAYQKSVMTALT
- a CDS encoding TDT family transporter, translating into MTCPNTLQSRLKPFSHLTRPREVIRQFTPNWFAATMGTGVLALALAQLPVNVPGLHAIAEGLWLFAIGLFVLFSVLYAARWVMFFHEARRIFGHSTVSMFFGTIPMGLATIINGFLLFGLPRWGDGVVHLAEVLWWLDVAMALACGVLIPFMMFTRQEHSIDQMTAVWLLPVVAAEVAAASGGLLAPHLADAHSQLIMLVTSYVLWAFSLPVAFSILTILMLRMALHKLPHANMAASSWLALGPIGTGALGMLVLGGDAPAIFAANGLPGVGEMANGIGLIAGITLWGVGLWWMLIAVLITVRYLRAGIPFNLGWWGFTFPLGVYSLATLKLASTLHLGFFSIVGSVLVAALALMWLIVAKRTVQGAYKGELFVSPCIAGLANK
- a CDS encoding PA2817 family protein, whose product is MSNVVADHLVLLDHLRSILVAVGEAEQVPEESHLLFLERFDELRALLPIDPIESQYLGQDMMSQVILRYPQIAHLVPRDLLWFFGGDCLHFMPDDELDLYQALEERRFEAEQNDEPFDWNQEKQLLAMSNDQPKH
- a CDS encoding transglutaminase-like domain-containing protein; amino-acid sequence: MNAYLNPGRFIDSDHPAVVEFAEKHRGSSTAPRDQAVSLYYAVREAVRYNPYTFSRDPQTLSGSFALAAGESYCVPKATLLAACARHCGIPARIGLADVRNHLSTPRLIELLRSDVFAMHGYTELYLDGRWVKATPAFNQQLCELFDVPPLDFDGIHDSVFHAFNRKGLRSMEYVVDHGQFAEVPEEFFFAHIQKCYPHLFGEQMPILLGDMQSDLSRT
- a CDS encoding MFS transporter → MSSVTSHRSSLVFLAITLLTFLAASSAPTPLYHLYQEGLHFSAAMLTLVFGIYALSLLAALLTVGSLSDHLGRKPVIFAALLLDMLAMLLFINADSVGWLIAARTVQGFATGMATAVLGAALLDTDRQQGPLINSVAPLLGMACGAMGCSLLVEFAPMPTTLIYWTLLGLMLAQAIYVWRLPETVSRIPGALASLWPTLHVPPQARRALWISLPVDVAVWAMGGFYLSLAPSLVRAATGSTSNLIGGGLVAVLTLSGAVMIFSLRNRPADKVLRLGAALLAVGVALILTAVHSASLPLFFVATLIAGGGFGSGFLGALRSVLPLALPHERAGLMSAFYVLSYLAFCVPSLLAGNLTRSFGLIATTDGYGVVLIVLALGALVALLLQDLARSRATAGN